The proteins below are encoded in one region of Bacteroides uniformis:
- a CDS encoding site-specific integrase encodes MRSTFKLLFYINRNKVKSDGTTAVLCRISIDGKKSAVTTGVYCKPGDWDSKKCEIKTARENNRLAAFRSRLEEAYGNLLRNQGVVTAELLKTTVSGANSVPEYLLQAGEVERERLRVRSKEINSTSTYRQSKTTQLNLRQFIESRGMKDIAFSDITEEFAESFKVFLKKELGHRNGHVNHCLCWLNRLIYIAVDREILRANPIEDVAYERKETPKLRHISRSELKRMMETPLPDPMMELARRTFIFSSLTGLAYADTRALHPRHIGTTSEGRRYIRIRRAKTDVEAFIPLHPIAGQILELYNTTDDDRPVFPLPVRDVLWYEVHGMGVALGMKENLSYHMARHSFGTLTLTAGIPIESIARMMGHTNIDSTQVYAQVTDRKISSDMNRLMERRKPAAGKEAAG; translated from the coding sequence ATGCGCAGTACATTCAAGCTCTTATTCTACATCAACCGTAACAAGGTGAAATCGGACGGCACGACCGCCGTCCTCTGCCGGATCAGCATCGACGGAAAGAAATCGGCAGTCACGACAGGCGTCTATTGCAAACCCGGGGACTGGGACAGCAAGAAGTGTGAAATCAAAACAGCCAGGGAGAACAACCGCCTTGCCGCCTTCCGCAGCCGGTTGGAAGAGGCGTACGGGAACCTGCTGAGGAACCAGGGAGTGGTCACGGCCGAACTGCTCAAGACCACCGTGTCAGGCGCCAATTCCGTACCGGAATACCTCCTGCAGGCCGGAGAGGTGGAACGCGAACGGCTCAGGGTCCGCTCCAAGGAGATCAACTCCACTTCCACCTACCGCCAGTCGAAGACCACCCAGCTCAACCTCAGGCAGTTCATCGAATCCCGCGGGATGAAGGACATCGCCTTTTCGGACATCACCGAGGAGTTCGCCGAATCGTTCAAGGTCTTTCTCAAGAAGGAGCTGGGACACAGGAACGGACACGTGAACCACTGCCTGTGCTGGCTCAACCGGCTCATCTACATCGCCGTGGACCGGGAAATACTAAGAGCCAATCCGATAGAGGACGTGGCATACGAGAGGAAAGAAACACCTAAACTAAGGCATATCAGCCGCAGTGAACTGAAGCGGATGATGGAAACCCCGCTGCCCGACCCGATGATGGAGCTGGCACGCAGGACGTTCATCTTCTCCTCGCTGACCGGTCTGGCCTACGCGGATACGAGGGCTCTCCATCCCCGTCACATCGGAACGACTTCGGAAGGAAGAAGGTATATCCGCATCCGCCGCGCCAAAACGGACGTGGAGGCGTTCATCCCGCTGCATCCCATAGCCGGACAGATACTGGAGCTTTACAACACCACGGATGACGACAGGCCGGTATTCCCGCTGCCGGTCCGCGACGTCCTCTGGTATGAGGTACATGGAATGGGCGTGGCATTAGGCATGAAAGAGAACCTGTCCTACCACATGGCCCGGCATTCGTTCGGGACCCTGACACTGACCGCAGGTATTCCGATAGAGAGCATCGCCAGGATGATGGGCCACACGAACATCGACAGCACGCAGGTCTACGCCCAGGTCACCGACCGGAAGATATCCTCGGACATGAACCGGCTGATGGAAAGAAGAAAGCCCGCGGCCGGCAAGGAAGCCGCAGGCTAA
- a CDS encoding fimbrillin family protein, producing the protein MGTKSLLMAMAALTIAGCSQNEVTEINPDADRTIGLDVYTGVQTRGTETTTSTLKEADAGFGIFAYKTSKEGWDSEKASTTPDFMYNEHATWTSGSWGYASLRFWPTNDDKITFFAYAPYESNPGEGTDQKIILSAQSDKEAPKITFEVKTSNNWKDMVDLVTDCRTTIKDLTSESNVGNKGTVQFKFSHVLTQIANVKVKPDVNLGAETRIFVTGLKLSPGSGILYNKAVYDFGTDAWNAISPSASYFSAEQDLSEFVNRTGIDQWGYKKSAVDVSSNTDATALFSEKEALYFIPVNNQNGTAKEGDLSLKISYDVVTKVNDSSNLTSTVTDKEVKLPQGTFKKGTQHTYVLTIKMNAISIAVDDNMTGWTSNGESNI; encoded by the coding sequence ATGGGAACGAAAAGTTTATTGATGGCAATGGCAGCGCTGACGATAGCCGGTTGCTCGCAAAATGAAGTTACGGAGATAAATCCGGATGCAGACCGGACAATCGGTTTGGATGTATATACGGGAGTACAGACCAGAGGAACGGAAACCACTACGTCCACGCTGAAAGAAGCGGATGCCGGTTTCGGTATTTTTGCCTATAAAACAAGCAAGGAAGGATGGGATAGTGAGAAAGCGAGTACAACACCCGATTTTATGTATAATGAACATGCTACATGGACTTCCGGTAGTTGGGGGTATGCTTCTCTGCGTTTTTGGCCGACGAATGATGATAAAATAACTTTCTTCGCTTATGCACCTTATGAATCCAATCCGGGAGAGGGAACAGACCAAAAAATAATTTTATCGGCACAAAGTGATAAAGAGGCTCCTAAAATCACCTTTGAAGTAAAAACTTCAAATAATTGGAAAGATATGGTGGATTTAGTAACGGATTGCCGTACTACCATAAAAGACTTGACTTCTGAGAGCAATGTCGGTAACAAAGGAACAGTCCAGTTTAAATTCAGCCATGTGCTTACCCAAATAGCCAATGTCAAGGTGAAGCCGGACGTGAATCTGGGCGCTGAAACAAGAATCTTTGTAACAGGATTAAAACTGTCTCCGGGAAGTGGAATACTTTACAACAAAGCGGTTTATGATTTCGGTACTGATGCTTGGAATGCCATCTCACCTTCCGCATCCTATTTTTCGGCTGAGCAAGACCTTAGTGAGTTTGTGAATAGAACAGGTATTGACCAATGGGGGTATAAGAAGAGTGCTGTCGACGTGAGTAGTAATACCGATGCAACAGCTTTGTTCTCAGAAAAGGAAGCTCTTTATTTCATTCCTGTGAATAACCAAAACGGTACAGCCAAGGAAGGGGATTTGAGCCTAAAGATTAGTTATGATGTTGTGACAAAGGTGAATGATAGTAGTAATCTGACAAGTACTGTGACGGATAAAGAAGTCAAATTGCCGCAAGGAACTTTTAAAAAAGGGACACAGCATACTTACGTGTTGACCATCAAGATGAATGCTATCAGTATTGCTGTTGATGACAATATGACGGGATGGACCAGTAATGGGGAAAGTAACATTTAG
- a CDS encoding helix-turn-helix domain-containing protein, with the protein MDGQDVCLRLDISPRTLQTLRDTGRLAFTRLQRKFYYKPGDVEKLMVYVGIRRKEKEVRERRKNGNL; encoded by the coding sequence CTGGACGGCCAGGATGTCTGCCTGCGCCTTGACATCTCGCCGCGTACCCTGCAGACTCTCCGCGATACCGGACGGCTGGCGTTCACCCGCCTCCAGCGCAAGTTCTATTACAAGCCCGGGGATGTGGAGAAGTTGATGGTCTACGTCGGCATCAGACGCAAGGAGAAGGAGGTGAGAGAAAGAAGGAAGAACGGAAACCTTTAA
- a CDS encoding helix-turn-helix domain-containing protein, protein MEGIIDKENERVRRFFALLDDMEKKVERLARDNRPPFNGERFLTDRELSGMLKISRRCLQDYRDQGRIPYIQLGGKILYRQSDIERLLEENYHPALV, encoded by the coding sequence ATGGAAGGCATTATCGACAAGGAGAACGAACGTGTCCGCAGGTTCTTTGCCCTGCTGGACGACATGGAGAAAAAAGTGGAACGTCTTGCCCGTGACAACCGTCCTCCCTTCAACGGGGAACGGTTCCTGACCGACAGGGAGCTTTCCGGGATGTTGAAGATCAGCCGCAGGTGCCTGCAGGATTACAGGGACCAAGGACGGATTCCCTATATCCAGCTTGGCGGGAAGATCCTGTACAGGCAGTCGGACATCGAGAGGCTGCTGGAGGAGAACTATCACCCTGCATTGGTATAA
- a CDS encoding HEAT repeat domain-containing protein, producing MIKKIIYLAFLLPLAGNAQTTVIKPLVKQPTAFAIITDNQTYANTKDAMHQYKTAVEDDGLATYLISGDWQNPDQVKQIIIKTYQECPSLEGLVLIGDVPVALVRNAQHMTTAFKMNEKAFPWDQSSVPTDRFYDDLNLKFEFIRQDSVNHQHFYYKLTEDSPQRLNPTFYSARIKYPEKKEGDKYAAIASYLKKAAAAKADKHNQLDRVFSFNGASYNSDCLIVWMDDEKAYMENFPLAFGRQMGFKHWNFRMKHPMKYKLFSELQRKDLDLFMFHEHGMPTGQLINDELACTDFNNRYKMLKSTLYNAVMSHVGKRDKDTLRIQMQEKRQVNEVFFKDLDNPKFWEADSLHYADERIVTEDLMKRNLSTNPKMIMFDACYNGSFHENDYIAGQYIFNDGQTLVAQGNTRNVLQDRWTIEMIGLLSHGVRAGQYNKLIVSLEGHLFGDPTFRFAPIEANTLSTDITIHKDDKAYWKNLLNSPYADVQSLAMRMLADADTQKELSPLLLKKYRESGFNTVRMEAIKLLSRYQDDNFIEALREGLNDTYEMVARQSAIYAGFVGDDSLLPAIVEALVEHNERLRVQMSANKALSLYPKEKVEKTIEDFYAKVDRLNENEEKKRLLRSLERMFVQEAKVHQTLMDVAAPEAKRISAIRNVRNYTFHFHVDDYLNVIRDAGNPQEVRVVMAEALGWFTNSVQRPHILEEIKKMQQTANLPEDLKAELEQTIKRLSL from the coding sequence ATGATTAAAAAAATAATATATCTGGCATTTCTTTTGCCATTGGCAGGAAATGCACAAACAACAGTCATAAAGCCATTGGTCAAACAACCTACCGCTTTTGCTATCATAACAGATAACCAAACTTATGCAAATACCAAAGATGCCATGCATCAGTACAAAACTGCGGTTGAAGATGATGGTTTGGCAACTTATCTGATCAGCGGTGACTGGCAAAATCCAGATCAAGTCAAACAGATAATCATCAAAACATATCAAGAATGCCCTTCATTGGAAGGTCTGGTTTTAATCGGCGATGTGCCTGTCGCATTGGTACGTAATGCGCAACACATGACTACTGCATTCAAAATGAATGAGAAAGCCTTTCCTTGGGATCAGTCTTCCGTACCTACCGACCGCTTTTATGATGATCTGAACTTAAAGTTTGAGTTCATCAGGCAAGACTCAGTAAATCATCAGCATTTCTACTACAAATTGACAGAAGACAGTCCCCAGCGGCTAAATCCTACTTTCTATTCAGCTCGTATCAAGTATCCGGAAAAAAAGGAAGGGGATAAATATGCGGCCATTGCCTCATATCTGAAGAAAGCTGCTGCTGCCAAGGCAGATAAGCATAATCAATTAGATCGGGTATTCTCATTCAATGGTGCTTCTTACAATTCCGATTGCCTGATTGTATGGATGGATGACGAAAAAGCTTATATGGAGAACTTTCCATTAGCTTTTGGTCGTCAAATGGGATTCAAACATTGGAACTTCCGAATGAAACACCCTATGAAATATAAGTTATTCAGCGAATTGCAACGAAAGGACCTTGACTTATTTATGTTTCATGAACATGGAATGCCAACAGGGCAGCTTATTAATGATGAATTGGCATGCACTGATTTCAATAATCGTTATAAAATGTTGAAGAGTACACTTTATAATGCAGTCATGTCCCATGTTGGAAAACGTGACAAAGACACCTTACGTATTCAGATGCAGGAAAAACGACAAGTGAATGAGGTGTTTTTTAAAGACCTGGACAATCCTAAGTTCTGGGAAGCAGACTCTCTTCACTACGCTGATGAACGTATCGTAACGGAAGATTTAATGAAGAGAAATCTTTCCACTAATCCGAAGATGATAATGTTTGATGCGTGCTACAACGGTTCTTTTCACGAAAACGACTATATAGCAGGACAATATATCTTTAATGACGGTCAGACATTAGTAGCACAAGGAAATACCCGTAACGTATTGCAAGACCGCTGGACTATTGAAATGATTGGTTTGTTGTCCCATGGTGTACGAGCCGGGCAATACAATAAGCTAATCGTATCACTTGAAGGTCATTTGTTTGGTGATCCCACTTTCCGTTTTGCTCCTATCGAAGCCAATACTTTAAGTACCGATATAACAATACACAAAGATGACAAAGCCTATTGGAAGAATTTGTTAAACAGCCCATACGCTGATGTACAAAGTTTGGCCATGCGTATGCTGGCTGACGCCGATACCCAAAAGGAATTATCTCCGTTGCTCCTGAAGAAGTACCGGGAAAGTGGCTTCAATACGGTTCGTATGGAAGCTATCAAGTTGTTGAGCCGTTATCAGGACGACAACTTCATCGAAGCATTACGCGAAGGTTTGAACGATACTTATGAAATGGTAGCTCGCCAAAGTGCCATTTATGCTGGATTTGTAGGTGACGATTCCTTATTGCCCGCTATTGTGGAAGCATTGGTCGAACATAATGAACGCTTACGCGTACAAATGAGTGCCAACAAGGCTTTAAGCCTTTATCCGAAAGAGAAAGTAGAAAAGACAATAGAAGACTTTTATGCAAAAGTTGACCGTTTGAATGAAAACGAAGAGAAAAAACGATTACTAAGAAGCCTGGAAAGAATGTTTGTACAAGAGGCAAAAGTCCATCAGACCTTGATGGATGTAGCTGCACCGGAAGCAAAACGTATCAGTGCAATCCGCAATGTGCGTAACTATACATTCCATTTCCACGTGGATGATTATTTGAATGTAATTCGTGATGCCGGTAATCCACAGGAAGTACGTGTAGTAATGGCCGAAGCATTAGGTTGGTTTACTAATTCTGTACAACGGCCACACATTCTTGAAGAAATAAAGAAGATGCAACAAACAGCCAATCTTCCGGAAGATTTAAAAGCAGAGCTTGAACAGACAATCAAAAGATTAAGTTTATAA
- a CDS encoding type IIG restriction enzyme/methyltransferase: protein MGLLKPNQVLNKAYRQVAIETTDFDLFKNALRTLRDNIVDGQREHTQKEHLRNFLSETFYKPYYMAPEEDIDLAIRLDKTIKSNIGLLIEVKSTTNKGEMISNDNLNRKALQELLLYYLKERVNKKNNDIKYLIATNIHEFFIFDAHEFERKFYQNKQLRREFQDFVDGRKTSNKTDFFYTEIATTYIEEVKDSLEYTYFNLQDYQHLLDRTDSSASRKLIELYKIFSDTHLLKLSFQNDSNSLNRGFYTELLHIIGIEERKENNKTVIVRKAVERRDEASLLENTINQLDAEDCLRHINGRLYGNDYEERLFNVAMELCITWMNRILFLKLLEAQMLKYHNGDAIYKFLSITKIHDYDDLNTLFFQVLARDMGSRTHSIMRDFAYVPYLNSSLFEVTDLESKTIKINSLSQRTVLPVLASSVLRNKKRNLQVNALPTLQYLFAFLDAYNFASEGSEEVQEEAKTLINASVLGLIFEKINGHKDGSVFTPGFITMFMCREAITKTVLQKFNGYYGWNCTTRIELYNHIDNIVEANELINSLRLCDPAVGSGHFLVSALNELILLKYELGILVDATGKRIRKADYQLAIENDELIVTDTEGNLFAYNPLNAESRRMQETLFKEKRQIIENCLFGVDINPNSVKICRLRLWIELLKNAYYTAESNYTYLETLPNIDINIKCGNSLLHRFALTDSIQTVLRESSISISQYKEAVAKYKNAQSKSEKQDLETFITEIKSKLKTEINRRDARLVRLNKRRSELANLQAPQLFEPTKKEKKASDKRIADLKKEIATLENIFEEIRSNKIYLGAFEWRIEFPEVLDAEGNFLGFDCIIGNPPYIQLQSMGKSADVLECMGYITYARTGDIYCLFYELGMNLLTPNGFLCYITSNKWMRAGYGEALRGYFASKTNPIMLVDFAGIKIFDAITVEANILLSQKAANIFNTQACLVQDSNGLNNLSDFVQQQGVKCNFADSIPWVILSPIEQSIKQKIESVGIPLKDWNIQINYGIKTGFNDAFIISTEKRDEILANCQTEDERVRTAELIRPILRGRDIKRYEYEWADLWIIATFPSRHYDIESYPAVKNYLLSIGIERLEQTGETHIVNGKKIKARKKTSNEWFETQDSISYWEDFSKPKIVWKIIGNQMAFAYDANNYVMNNACYIMTGDHLDYLLAVLNFPITEVTFV from the coding sequence ATGGGACTACTCAAACCGAATCAAGTTTTGAACAAAGCATATAGACAGGTTGCGATTGAAACAACAGATTTTGACTTATTCAAAAATGCCCTTCGCACATTGAGAGACAATATTGTGGATGGGCAAAGAGAACACACGCAAAAAGAACATTTACGTAATTTTCTGAGTGAAACGTTCTACAAGCCATACTACATGGCTCCCGAAGAAGATATTGATTTGGCTATCCGATTGGATAAAACTATCAAGTCCAATATAGGGTTATTGATTGAAGTAAAGAGTACCACCAACAAAGGTGAGATGATTTCTAATGACAATCTTAATCGTAAGGCTTTGCAGGAATTATTGCTATACTATCTTAAAGAACGTGTCAATAAGAAGAACAATGATATTAAATATCTCATCGCTACTAATATTCATGAATTCTTTATTTTTGATGCCCATGAGTTTGAACGCAAATTCTATCAGAACAAACAATTACGTCGTGAGTTTCAAGACTTTGTGGATGGACGCAAAACCAGTAACAAAACCGATTTCTTCTATACTGAAATTGCAACAACCTATATTGAGGAGGTGAAAGATAGCCTTGAATACACTTACTTCAACTTACAAGACTATCAACACCTGCTTGATAGAACAGACAGTAGCGCTTCACGCAAACTTATCGAACTTTATAAGATATTCAGCGATACACATCTTTTGAAGCTATCGTTCCAAAATGACAGCAATTCGCTCAACCGTGGATTCTACACTGAGCTGCTACACATTATTGGTATTGAGGAACGCAAAGAGAATAATAAAACCGTGATTGTACGCAAAGCTGTGGAACGGCGTGACGAGGCTTCATTACTAGAGAATACTATTAACCAACTGGATGCAGAAGATTGTTTGCGTCACATAAATGGTCGTTTGTATGGGAATGATTATGAGGAACGGTTATTCAATGTTGCAATGGAATTGTGTATTACTTGGATGAATCGTATCCTTTTCTTGAAACTGTTGGAGGCTCAGATGTTGAAATACCACAATGGAGATGCAATCTATAAATTTCTTTCAATAACTAAGATTCATGACTATGATGATCTCAACACACTCTTTTTCCAAGTGCTTGCACGTGACATGGGCAGCCGCACACACTCCATTATGCGTGATTTTGCTTACGTTCCCTATCTTAACAGTTCTCTTTTCGAGGTGACAGATTTGGAAAGTAAAACAATTAAGATAAACAGCCTTTCACAACGTACGGTACTTCCTGTCTTGGCGAGTAGCGTATTACGAAATAAAAAACGCAATCTACAAGTCAACGCATTACCCACCCTGCAATATTTGTTTGCTTTTCTCGACGCTTATAACTTTGCGAGCGAAGGCAGTGAAGAAGTGCAAGAAGAGGCTAAAACACTCATCAATGCTTCTGTTTTAGGGCTTATATTCGAGAAAATAAATGGTCACAAGGATGGTTCAGTATTCACTCCAGGCTTTATCACTATGTTCATGTGCCGTGAAGCAATCACCAAGACCGTGTTGCAAAAGTTTAATGGTTATTATGGCTGGAATTGTACCACCCGTATAGAACTATACAACCATATTGACAATATAGTCGAAGCTAATGAACTAATTAACAGTTTGCGACTGTGTGATCCAGCTGTTGGTTCGGGTCACTTTCTTGTGTCTGCTCTCAATGAACTGATACTCTTGAAATACGAATTAGGTATTTTGGTAGATGCTACCGGTAAGCGTATCCGCAAAGCGGACTATCAACTTGCCATTGAAAATGACGAGCTGATTGTTACCGATACCGAAGGTAATTTATTTGCTTACAACCCACTCAATGCGGAAAGTCGCCGCATGCAGGAAACTCTTTTCAAGGAGAAGCGTCAAATCATTGAGAACTGTTTATTTGGCGTTGATATTAACCCCAACTCTGTGAAGATTTGCCGCCTACGACTGTGGATTGAATTGTTGAAGAATGCTTACTATACGGCTGAAAGTAATTACACTTATTTAGAAACCTTACCAAATATCGACATTAACATCAAATGTGGAAATTCTTTGCTTCACCGATTCGCTTTGACAGACAGTATTCAGACCGTACTGCGAGAGTCTAGTATCAGCATCAGCCAATATAAGGAGGCTGTAGCTAAATATAAAAATGCCCAAAGTAAAAGCGAAAAGCAGGATTTGGAAACGTTTATAACAGAAATCAAGTCGAAACTGAAAACAGAGATCAACCGCCGGGATGCACGATTGGTTAGATTGAACAAACGCCGCTCTGAGTTGGCAAACTTACAAGCGCCTCAACTGTTTGAACCGACAAAAAAGGAAAAGAAAGCGTCGGACAAGCGCATTGCCGATTTAAAGAAAGAAATTGCGACTTTAGAAAATATATTTGAGGAAATACGCTCCAACAAAATTTATCTTGGTGCATTCGAATGGCGTATAGAGTTTCCAGAAGTACTCGATGCCGAAGGCAACTTCTTGGGATTTGACTGTATCATTGGCAATCCACCTTACATTCAGTTACAATCTATGGGTAAGAGTGCCGATGTATTAGAATGCATGGGTTACATAACTTATGCACGCACTGGTGATATTTACTGCCTCTTCTATGAGTTGGGTATGAACCTGCTTACTCCCAATGGTTTTCTTTGCTATATCACGTCTAATAAATGGATGCGTGCAGGGTATGGTGAAGCCTTGCGAGGTTATTTCGCAAGCAAGACCAATCCTATTATGTTGGTAGATTTTGCAGGTATAAAAATATTCGATGCAATAACGGTAGAAGCAAATATTCTTTTATCTCAAAAAGCAGCAAATATTTTTAACACACAAGCTTGTTTGGTACAAGATTCGAATGGCTTGAATAATTTGAGCGATTTCGTGCAGCAACAAGGCGTGAAGTGTAACTTTGCAGATTCTATCCCATGGGTGATATTGTCTCCCATTGAACAGAGCATCAAGCAGAAGATTGAGTCTGTGGGAATACCCTTGAAGGATTGGAACATCCAAATCAACTATGGGATAAAAACTGGTTTCAATGATGCTTTTATCATTTCTACCGAAAAGCGTGATGAGATACTAGCGAATTGTCAAACAGAAGATGAACGTGTTCGGACGGCTGAACTTATACGACCGATTCTTCGTGGCAGGGATATCAAGAGATATGAATATGAATGGGCGGACTTGTGGATTATAGCCACATTTCCTTCGCGGCATTATGATATAGAAAGTTATCCTGCGGTGAAAAATTATCTTCTGTCAATTGGCATAGAGCGTTTAGAACAAACAGGAGAAACTCATATTGTTAATGGCAAAAAAATAAAAGCCCGAAAGAAAACTAGTAACGAGTGGTTTGAAACACAAGATAGCATCAGTTATTGGGAGGATTTTTCTAAGCCAAAAATTGTATGGAAAATAATCGGAAACCAAATGGCTTTTGCATATGATGCCAACAATTATGTAATGAACAATGCCTGTTATATTATGACAGGCGATCATTTGGATTATCTGTTGGCAGTATTGAATTTTCCAATAACTGAAGTAACCTTCGTGTAA
- a CDS encoding site-specific integrase, with product MKVEKFKVLLYLKKSEPDKTGKAPIMGRITLNRTMAQFSCKLSCTPGLWNARESRLNGKSREAVETNEKIERLLLAVHSAFNSLMERKRDFDAAAVRDMFQGNAGMQMTLLKLLDRHNGEMKARVGVDRALTTLSTYLFTYRTLSEFIKAKFKVPDLVFGQLNEQFIRDYQDFILLEKGYAVDTLRGYLAILKKICRIAYKEGHSEKYHFCHFKLPKQKETTPKALSRENFEKLRDLEIPEKRRSHVITRDLFLFACYTGTAYADAVSITRKNLFRDDEGSLWLKYQRKKTDYLGRVKLLPEAVALIEKYRDDTRETLFPPQDYHTLRANMKSLRLMAGLSQDLVYHMGRHSFASLVTLEEGVPIETICKMLGHSNIKTTQIYARVTPKKLFEDMDRFVEATRDLKLIL from the coding sequence ATGAAAGTGGAAAAATTCAAGGTGCTGCTCTACCTGAAAAAGAGCGAGCCGGACAAGACCGGCAAAGCCCCGATCATGGGACGGATCACCCTCAACCGCACGATGGCGCAGTTCAGCTGCAAGCTCTCCTGCACCCCCGGGCTGTGGAACGCGCGTGAGAGCCGGCTGAACGGCAAGAGCCGGGAAGCGGTGGAGACCAATGAAAAAATAGAAAGACTGCTGCTTGCCGTACACTCGGCCTTCAATTCCCTCATGGAAAGAAAAAGGGATTTCGATGCCGCCGCGGTCAGGGACATGTTCCAGGGCAATGCGGGCATGCAGATGACCCTGCTCAAACTTCTCGACCGGCATAACGGGGAAATGAAGGCCCGTGTCGGTGTGGACCGTGCGCTCACCACACTCTCGACCTACCTCTTCACCTACCGCACGCTTTCCGAATTCATCAAGGCGAAATTCAAGGTTCCGGACCTTGTCTTCGGGCAGCTCAACGAGCAGTTCATCCGCGACTATCAGGATTTCATCCTTCTGGAAAAGGGATATGCCGTGGACACGCTTCGCGGCTACCTGGCCATCTTGAAAAAGATCTGCCGCATCGCCTACAAGGAGGGCCACTCGGAGAAATACCATTTCTGCCACTTCAAGCTGCCCAAGCAGAAGGAGACAACACCGAAAGCACTCAGCCGTGAGAATTTCGAGAAGCTGCGTGATCTGGAGATACCGGAAAAACGCAGGTCACATGTCATCACCCGGGACCTCTTCCTCTTCGCCTGTTACACCGGCACCGCCTATGCCGATGCGGTAAGCATCACCCGGAAGAACCTCTTCCGGGATGACGAGGGCAGCCTCTGGCTGAAATACCAGCGAAAGAAAACCGACTACCTCGGACGTGTCAAGCTGCTTCCGGAAGCCGTCGCGTTGATTGAGAAATACCGGGACGATACCCGCGAGACTCTTTTCCCGCCGCAGGACTACCACACGCTCAGGGCCAATATGAAATCCCTGCGCCTGATGGCAGGGCTGAGCCAGGACCTTGTCTACCACATGGGACGGCATTCTTTCGCCTCGCTGGTCACGCTCGAGGAGGGAGTGCCGATAGAGACCATCTGCAAAATGCTGGGACACTCCAACATAAAGACCACCCAGATATACGCGCGCGTAACCCCGAAGAAGCTGTTCGAGGACATGGACAGGTTCGTCGAGGCAACCCGCGATTTGAAACTTATCCTTTAA
- a CDS encoding DUF5119 domain-containing protein, producing the protein MILIKIKHLLFASGNMLLLWVFYNFTFFMLVACSHREQVYSLETEIMISADWSRSGLNEKEQDYGATTVFYPTDGSSPLMVLMGDRTYKTVYLKEGRYDVVLFNRSFDDFGNLGFRGEDAYRTLEAHATNVVTKDVPSTEIIIMDSPDELAADCMESFEVTPGMSGNYSSGMTNWGGKKIDGSKNGCQLCFLPQKLTQKITVKIRIKGMNNIRNATCKLDGIAESVFLASGQISEKTVAQEFCLGNPVYNSGSATDGTLSASISVFGFDTEISHNLHLRAELVDGKTTFEESFDDLKISQLEEGDGRMSIFIDMTCEKKVPNVKVEGSSGFDANVDDWEDEVNSDIDI; encoded by the coding sequence ATGATACTTATAAAAATAAAACACTTGCTTTTTGCATCGGGAAACATGCTGCTATTGTGGGTGTTTTACAACTTCACCTTCTTCATGTTGGTCGCTTGTAGTCACCGTGAGCAGGTTTACTCCCTTGAAACTGAAATCATGATCAGTGCCGATTGGAGTCGGTCGGGATTGAATGAGAAGGAACAGGATTATGGTGCCACCACTGTATTCTATCCTACAGACGGCAGTAGTCCCCTTATGGTACTGATGGGCGACCGAACGTATAAGACTGTGTATCTGAAAGAAGGACGTTATGACGTTGTTCTCTTTAACCGTTCATTTGACGATTTTGGTAACCTGGGCTTTAGGGGAGAAGATGCCTACCGGACGTTGGAGGCACATGCCACAAATGTGGTGACAAAGGATGTCCCTTCCACGGAGATAATCATTATGGATAGTCCCGACGAACTTGCAGCCGATTGTATGGAAAGTTTTGAAGTGACTCCGGGCATGTCGGGAAACTATTCATCGGGCATGACTAACTGGGGGGGCAAAAAGATTGACGGTAGTAAAAATGGTTGCCAGCTCTGTTTCCTTCCCCAAAAACTGACTCAAAAGATAACAGTTAAAATCCGTATTAAAGGAATGAACAATATACGTAATGCCACTTGTAAATTGGATGGTATTGCAGAATCTGTGTTTCTCGCTTCGGGACAGATTTCAGAAAAGACTGTGGCGCAGGAGTTTTGTCTCGGTAATCCCGTTTATAATTCCGGATCGGCGACGGACGGAACACTAAGCGCCTCTATCAGCGTGTTTGGTTTTGATACGGAGATTTCACATAACCTGCATTTGAGAGCAGAATTGGTGGACGGGAAAACCACATTTGAAGAAAGTTTTGATGATCTGAAAATAAGCCAGTTGGAAGAAGGAGATGGAAGAATGAGCATTTTCATCGACATGACGTGCGAAAAAAAAGTACCGAATGTGAAAGTTGAAGGAAGTTCGGGTTTTGACGCCAATGTGGATGACTGGGAGGATGAAGTGAACAGTGATATAGATATTTGA